CAGCAGCTGCCTGCGGCCAGGGCCTGGCGGGCGCGGGCCAGCgcagggcagagcccctggCCCGGCGCGGGGTGTCGCTGGGCAGAGCCCGGCTTGCAGGCTCTCTGCAACACGCAGGGCCGAGGCGGCGTCTTCATCTTGTCTGGCTTCTTTATCATGTGTCTTTGTAATAGTCATAGATGCTTCAGTAGAACAGATGTAAAGGTCACCTGAGACCCCCTTTACAGACACTAACCGCAGGTGCGGGGCGGGGTTGAGCCTGTTCTTTGCGTAGGCAGAGGGAATTCctggtatttcagaaaagaagcagcaataaCTTTGGAAGAACATGACTTTGAAATTCCTATGCCTAAACATTAAAGATTAATTCCTGATTTCGCTGTTTGAGGAGTGTGTGGTAATTTAACAACTGAATTTGTATTAATGCTGAATCATGTGTTATTCCTTAGCACTTTGTCAAGAAGAAATAaccacaaacagcagcagtgtagCAGATTGTTTCTTCTCCAGCCTGGTTATGCAGTAACAATGGAGACTTCTGATGAAGAAAACTTCGTGGCCATGTGAATATGCTACCTTCTGTGTCAGATTTTCAATAAGCTAATCACTAGTTAAAATATCTTGATAGGAATATAATTACACAAATGAATTTATACCTCACTGATTAGCAGATTCTGCTTCTTAGGTGAACAGGGGTGCAGAATGCAAAGTTCCAGGAAGGAATGACATCAGTTCAGAGTTCAGGTGAAGCCAAGCTAAATGTAACTTCAGTGAGTGTGGCACCAGATAGCCCTGGCTGAGTGATCAAAATAAGTACTATAAGGctgaaaaagtctttctttttttttcccctgttaattgtaaattcaaaatttttccttttcaagagCATGTGTTGCCTTATATTGCAGATTCTAATAAGTGACTATTCCCGTGTGTTTGAATGTGCTCCTTCTAGACATGCGAGACCTTTTATAGGTGGCCTCGACTAAATTTTACACCGGTAGATGCTAAGATGCTGCGTCACCCCGTGTTTGTCTGCCATACTCTTCTCCTAAAGCTTGTGGCAGAAGGGGATGTGTGCTGGTGCCTCTGTCACTAGTTCACAGATCTAGTTCTTTCAGTCTACAGACTTATCGTAGATGGCcatgtgctggggctgcttcagcagcacaggTTGTGCTGGCCCAGAGTAGACATGATGAGGCGACAGAAGCTTAAACCACGAGACTGGTGAGGATGTGTTTCTTCAGGTATGCGGATGCAGGTGTTGCATAGAGAGATGGAATTGCTcttattttgaaacagttaAAATTCCATTATTTACCTTACAGGCTTAAACCAGGGTTTAAATTAATACTTTAACTTCTCTGTTGCTGTTAGAATAAGCTATAAAACTGGTAGCAGTTAtttggaggggggagaaaagagTGGAAATTATCCGTGGCAAAGTCTCCAGTCCTTATGTGTAAATGGGAAGTGATGAGCCCTGTTGCCTGAAGTCCTAAGTGTGATGCTTAGGGTATGTAATGCTTCaactgtgctgtgccagcatcTCTCCTGGAGGTGTTGTGCCATGCCTGCTGGTGGAAGAGCACACTTTCCCAGTTCCTGGCCTTGGCTTTGCTCTTCTCCCAAGGTTTAACAGATCAGAAATGTTGCTAGGACATTGCTTTGTGATCAGATGCCTTTTTAAGTCaaatatcttttcatttttcctggaCAGAATGAGCCCTGTGGCTCATTATAGTTGAACTGTTGCTGGATTAATTTCACAGGAGTATTATTCAATAGCAAAATAACTTCAATGAGTTTTCAAAACTTAGTCTGAAAgagtgttttgctttcttcactaaagagaaatttgaaagaaagaggcatttaattttatttaaatagtgCTTTCGCTGAtcaaagctaattttttttttgttaaaaacaaatgttctgTGAGACTGGTTGCCCTCATGTGTGAGAAAAGCCAATCTTTCATCTCCTGGAGAATATAGGAGGAGTTCATCCCCCCTAAAAATGAGCTGTGAATGCTGAGGAGATCCTGTGGATTATTTACTGTGTCTAAACAAGCTGCACAATAATAGATTTAGCAGAGGGATCCAAAGTCCTAAAACGTTGGTACCAAAGATTTCTTCCCTGGATCACTTCAGATCCATAAGTGTTTACTATTTGCTTGTGAGAGAATGACCTTAGGAGGTGATGCCATTTATTTGTAGCACGTAGGGATTTTTCCTGcataagaaaaaagaacaatatttaaatttatttggtTATACAATACTTGTGTATACACTGAGTTTAAGTGGTTTCACAAAACTAAGTATTCCAAAATAATCTCTGTAGAGTGTTTAGAGTTCTTGATCACCATGTAGAGCTACGCAGGGAagagagcaggaggaaagcttgtggctgcagctgggattTGTGGGTTGGAAAAGGCTTAATTTGCTGTTCTAATTAACATTCTTTACATCCTTCTGCACCAGGAGTAGAATTACCTTGAAAGTAATGCCAGTAAaccaacatttatttatttattttttcaatcaGGCACTTTCCTGGGGGGAAATACAGTAGAGGCCTGATGAGCATCCCCATTAAGTTGTTTCCTCATCAGCGTCATTAATTATTTCGTAGGTTGAAACTAGGAAATTACTTGGCAATCTTGTAATTACTGGGATTATTTGTGCTTAGGCTTTTGTTAACACTtcttaattttaacttttatttctgctgtggttGAAACATGTATTTGTACAGTATggtctttctttgctttcagatcCTCCCCTTCTGATGCAGAGTTTGATACAGTTGTTGGGTATCTGGAGGCTATCATAATAGGTAAGATCTACAAGTAGTTGTAGACAACAAGATTGGTGCTAAATACGTTGCAAATTGCTCTTCTGCTAGCAGACATACAGAGCTAAAATAACCCCTGCCTGCTTCAGggaagcttttcttcctttgttcccaTGACCCCTAACCTGGCAGCCCagtaaaaatatacacaaaggTCTTTTGTGTGCTATTTGCACAACAGTGTGCTTAGGAGTCTTGAAAATTATTCTCTGCACCACTGCAATACACTGCTGCTTGAGTAAAGATACTTGTAAATCTCACGTAGAAATCAAAATTTTCAGGGATTTTTCTACCCTGTTGTAAAGGGGATGGAAGAGACTGTGAGAGGTAGgcttcccttccccagctcttcccGAACCTTGGCTAACGTGCTTGTCGGGACATTCTTAGAAGCTGCCATGGTTTGTCCAGGCAATTTTGCTGCCTGTTGCTAGTGCAGGAGCTTTTTGTAATCTGTAATATTAAGTGCCTGTGCCGCAGTTTTAAGCGTGCTGCTCCTTGTCCTGTCTCTTCGTAACGTGGAGTATTTCCTCTGTTTCAGCAGCAACATTGTGTAACTGGAGATGGGTGTCATCATGTCTTGCCACTTTTCACTTTTTGAGACTGTCCAGAGCTGATTTTGTTGCGTGTGTAACTCACACGTTTGCATACAACAGTAATGTGGCAGGACCTGTTCATAGCAGGAACATTGAATGGCACCAATCTCATTGTATGAGCTTAGGTAATAAAAGATGCTAAATTCTCTGGATCATAATTTTATCTGAGAAGTCAGTGTGTGCAAGAAGTAGTTTACAAGATACCAAGACAGAATTCATGCTACTCGGGCATCAGGTGCTTCATAAGAACAGCATATAATCTTTTTTACTACATCCTTCCCAGAGAGATGTAGATTCTGCAGCCTCAGTTGCCTGGTAATGTAGTTGAATCTGGAGAAATTCTaacaaaactaattttgaaCGCGTTTGGATTTAGAAAGCTGAGGTTGGTGTATTTTAATACTGTGTGTAAGTAAACTTTCTACCTTTCGTGTTGAATTCAGTGGTAATTTTTATCGTGTTCATTTTTACTCATTTCCTTccacaactggaaaaaaaatgcccagaTTAATTTTCAATTGCTGAAGAatttcactgatattttttaaataaaggaaaaaaatattttgaattcttGTAGGGAAGAGGTGTTCACTTGGtaagaaaatacagttgtttTGCTGACTTGGGAGGCTGAGCAAAAAGGGGTTCAGGATAAATAACCTTATTAAGTAAACATAAAGGAGGAGGACTTCGTTGCTAATACTGAGTGTAAACGAAACTTAACAAGTAACTGTAGACCTTGCTAGGTGGACACATTCGTCCCATTTCATTCTGAATACACAGTTGCGGTCAAAATGCAGGCTGATGCGCTGCTGCCCTGTTGGTTCGGCTTCCTTAACTGGAGTCACTCTGCCCTCCAGTAGCAGCAGCCTCTGTCTTCTCGCAGATGGGTCAGAAATAGCGGCGCAGCAGCAGCTGCGGTGGTGGTGTGAGTGACTCTGCACGTGTACGGGGCTCTGTGATTACAACAGGCAAGCAGAGCGCTGGAGAATGGGGGGGTTGTGTTACGAAGAGAATGACTAAACTCCTAACTGTATGGTGCGTTTGTGTTGTGGCCCAGATGATGATTTCCAGTTAACACAGAGGACGTTTATGGAGAAGCACTACCGGGAGTTTGATGACTCGGAAGAATACAAGCTCAtctatacttttatttttaatgaatatgtgAGAtactttttcctatttttcatacgtattgttttttttattaaggctGGTGTCAGGTCCCATATTGCCCCCTTTACGTGAGGTTTAACTGGAGCAGAGCCAACATACTGCCTGCTGTATTGCCTGCTGGCTCTTTCTGAAGCACAGTCGTGAATGTGCTGTGagcaagaaaaatgctttctggaGCATTAGgttcctttctctttgtttcacCTGGAAATGTCTATAGATGTTTTGGAAGTTGTGTAACTCTTTTGAATAGAAATCTAGCCAATCACTGTCATAATACATTTAACATTTGGGCATAACAAAGTTTTCTTCTctagttgttttattttctgtattggaCACTCCAATTACATTCTTCGTGCAAAGCATAATTATGAAACTCTGCTGGCCTACTAGTCAATAACATTAaatgagttaaaaataatttattagatACAAATAGTGTTAGTTCTCACCAGTATTCCCAGCAGAAATGTTCAGCTCTGTGCCTCAGCGGTGGTGTAATTGAATTAGCAATGCCCAGCTAAGGAATGTGCAGTTATTCGCCCAGTGAGGATAATACAAAGTGTCAATAAGGTGTCAGTGTAAGTAAGATGTGCTGTTTTGAAATCTGCTCCAGAAATTTGTTACGAAGTTATAgaggtggtttgtttggtttttttcagatctctatagtaaagaaatacatggaagaaaagctgcttgATTTGATTCCTGGTTTTGATATGACTGCTTTCACAATGTCATTGCAGTAagtctctgctttgcttttgattGGGGGGCGGCTTATGTgcctttcaattatttttatctagACTAAAGCTTAGGTTTGACACTTCTTCCTTTAGAAGGAGGTTCCTctttagttaaaaaaagaagtgttcaTGCAGGCAATGACTGACCACTTTTCTTGACTTCAGTATGTCCTCATACTCTAAATTTCTGAACTGTCATGCTGAAATATATTGGGTTTTAAGGGGTAGGAAGAGAAATGAGAATGAGAACAGTGGAGGTGTTCATGATCATTGGCATTTCAAAGCCAGACCTGTAAAAGGTTAGGTCTCATTTATCTCCTTCAGGCTCCATGTTGGACACTTAAATAGCCTGGTAGTCTTATCCAGAGTCATGTGATGAAATGCCTTTAATGCAATTTTTGTACAAAGCATTCAGAGAAGAGTTTGGTTTGTCTTAATCTTTTGTATTTGATCACTTTAGCTTAACCAACTTCATTAAGAGATCACTTCTGAAAGATCACTGGTTTTCCTCTTGAATAAGAAAATCAAATGTAGTTTGGAACTgaataaaaatttcatttttaatttttttttttaaataagacatTGGGAAGTCACTATGAACGCACACAGTACACTTAGAAGGTAGACTGTTTAAGGTAAAGCTCTTTTTGAtaagaattaaataatttagaattttaaaaggcaaaaaaagccccaGGCCTTGACTGTTAGCATATTTTAACAAGACTTTCCTGATACGGGAGCACAGAgtctttcttccaaaatgttttcatcaaAAGTCCTCTACCAAGAATCATCAGTGCAATGCCTCATTCTCAAGGGATGTGTATGAGCACTCTGTGCCTCTCCCCAGCCTTTCTCACCTTCAAGGGACTGTCTGCCTGTTTCAGTGCTCAAATAAGGAGATAAATGCTAGTTGGGTGTTACTTCTGTTGACTTAAAGGTCAGTTTCTTTGTCTCGTTTCCAAGGACTGATGTGATACTCTTACCTCTTGGATTTAGACAAATACAATATATATTAATGCACTTGGATTGGCAATACTGCAAGGCAAAATTTGGCTCAAGTTTTGCTTTATGATAGACCTGTAATAACATTCTTGTTTAAATTTTGATATTGTTCTACTCGTGCCAGTATCCTTTTTGACCTCCTGTCATTCTAAAATAACAACTTTATTTCccacagaattttttaattCCCCAACTTCTTCTCTCTATAGACAGCACAAAGATGAAATGGCAAGTGAACTATTCGATATGCTTCTCACATTTACTGACTTTCcggctttcaaagaaatgttCTTGGATTACAAAGCTGTAAGTATGTCACGTTGTGTATTTTCATTGGCATAATGgctcttgtttttctgtagcTCTGCCTGAGAGTACCAAAGGTAGTGTTACTGCAATAGGTAGCAGCATTTATTCAAAGGCTGTACTaggatcagaagaaaaataacttgacTGACTGGCTATTTAAACTCAAAAGCcacatttaataatttctaGAAAACATGAATGAAGCTGGCATGTGGAGCAGTTCTTCAGAAACACATGCTTTCTGCGTCTTTGAATGTTGCTTTCCAAGTGAACGCTTTTtccactgtgagggtgaccgagcactggcacaggttgcccagggaggttgtggagtctccatccttggagatattcacAAGCTGTATGAACACAGTCCTgagtggccctgcttgagccCCAGGatttggaccagatgacctccagaggtcccttccaacactgaccattttttttggtcattgggtgtgggttttttcccccagtcaGTCCAAAATTagcttttcatttgtgtttctcctcctctctgtcCAAACTGgataaacaaacagaagtattaaGGTTTTTGGATGAGCTTTTTCCTAGGGAGAAACGCATAAATGCTCTCCAGTGTCTGTCCAGTCATATTTGACAAAGTAGAAAAAGAGTCAAAGTTGTTGTCAAGAGTTATGCCCTctgccacctccccccacccctttaaGTTTTGTGAAATTGGGGGCAGGTTGAGGACAAAGAGACAGTCCGTGTCTTAGCAGCAGGAATCGTTTCAATTGGGGTTTGCACCTTTGGGGTCTCCTGAGAAGCAAACCACAGAGCTGGTTGTCACTAGTTCCTTGAGCGCTAGGCAAGCCTGCTGGCTGGGCGTCCTTGACCAGGTGTAACCAGACTCTGCTCTGACCTGGACGTACAGCTGGCAGAGGCGACAGTGGCCTTACTGCAGGGATCCCTGCACAATCTCTTCTTGAAGTTTGGGTTCACATTCAGTCACAGATGCTCAGGTAACATGTAATTTTATATTGATTTGATGCAACAAACCGAGTATGTATTGCccattttgttttttgaacTGCTAATTCCAAAGCAGCACTGAgtcacagatttctttttcttctgtgtttataGGAAAAGGAAGGTCAAAGCCTGGATTTAAGCAGTGGACTAGTGGTGACTTCATTAAACAAGTAATCAATAATCTCCTAGAGCAGTTTATGCATTACTTCCCTTCTGCAGATGAGTGCTGCTGCTTTCGTTTGGACACTAAAACACTAAAGGTCATAAGAAGCCGGCACTTTTACATGATGAAAACTCCTTCACCCTCAAGACTATACCTTCACAGGCCTGATGCTAGAAACATCTGTTTGTGAATTCTCATTAGTATTGTAATTGTTTTTAGTAAACACAGTATTTGTACACCAGCCTAACTGTTGCGCATGCTGAGAAGCTCGGCATACTGAGAGGACAACAGATAGGTCTGTGTGCCTGTTATTGGGGTTGGCATCTTCACCATCTCCCCAAAATGGAGAACTTCTCAGAATCAAAAAGACAGTGTAAGAAGAGTATGTCCCTCCAGCTCTTGGAAGGACAGGTGTGAATATATAACCTCAGAGTCCCTCAtatgtttgttggtttgggtttttttttaaaaatactttggtaTGATCTTAAGTGCTATGGGTTTCGAATGGAAGAACATGTTTTAATATTCTTAATAGATGTTCTAGCATAAGACTGGCTCTCAGCTCTGACAGCTGGTATGTCAGTGTGTaaatctgtctgctttctggCTTTTGAAGTCTTATCCCTAATGTGCAGAGTTCTCTGA
This sequence is a window from Falco peregrinus isolate bFalPer1 chromosome 14, bFalPer1.pri, whole genome shotgun sequence. Protein-coding genes within it:
- the ARL2BP gene encoding ADP-ribosylation factor-like protein 2-binding protein isoform X3; its protein translation is MLNHVLFLSTLSRRNNHKQQQCSRLFLLQPGYAVTMETSDEENFVAISSPSDAEFDTVVGYLEAIIIDDDFQLTQRTFMEKHYREFDDSEEYKLIYTFIFNEYISIVKKYMEEKLLDLIPGFDMTAFTMSLQQHKDEMASELFDMLLTFTDFPAFKEMFLDYKAEKEGQSLDLSSGLVVTSLNK
- the ARL2BP gene encoding ADP-ribosylation factor-like protein 2-binding protein isoform X2; amino-acid sequence: METSDEENFVAISSPSDAEFDTVVGYLEAIIIAATLCNWRWVSSCLATFHFLRLSRADFVACVTHTFAYNSNVAGPVHSRNIEWHQSHCMSLDDDFQLTQRTFMEKHYREFDDSEEYKLIYTFIFNEYISIVKKYMEEKLLDLIPGFDMTAFTMSLQQHKDEMASELFDMLLTFTDFPAFKEMFLDYKAEKEGQSLDLSSGLVVTSLNK
- the ARL2BP gene encoding ADP-ribosylation factor-like protein 2-binding protein isoform X1 produces the protein MLNHVLFLSTLSRRNNHKQQQCSRLFLLQPGYAVTMETSDEENFVAISSPSDAEFDTVVGYLEAIIIAATLCNWRWVSSCLATFHFLRLSRADFVACVTHTFAYNSNVAGPVHSRNIEWHQSHCMSLDDDFQLTQRTFMEKHYREFDDSEEYKLIYTFIFNEYISIVKKYMEEKLLDLIPGFDMTAFTMSLQQHKDEMASELFDMLLTFTDFPAFKEMFLDYKAEKEGQSLDLSSGLVVTSLNK